One genomic segment of Saprospiraceae bacterium includes these proteins:
- a CDS encoding ABC transporter ATP-binding protein, with protein MKQTVIDAHNLSKIYDEKTVPVYALNKVHLHLSRGEFTAIKGPSGSGKTTLLNMIGGLDQPTEGFVEINGTNITALKGNELVDFRLHNIGFVFQSYNLIPVLTARENIEFIMLLQKIPLKLREQRVMELLKQVGLENKANKRPGELSGGQQQRIAVARALASKPQFILADEPTANLDSVSAGNLLDMMAQLNEEENMTFVFSTHDQRVISRARRVITLEDGKIVDDTAPASTN; from the coding sequence ATGAAACAAACCGTCATAGACGCTCACAATCTATCCAAAATATACGATGAAAAAACGGTGCCGGTTTATGCATTGAATAAAGTACACCTCCATTTATCGAGAGGTGAATTTACGGCCATAAAAGGGCCATCGGGCTCCGGAAAAACGACTTTGCTGAATATGATCGGCGGACTCGATCAACCCACTGAAGGATTTGTGGAAATCAACGGAACCAACATCACTGCTTTAAAAGGAAATGAATTGGTCGATTTCCGGCTGCACAATATTGGTTTTGTTTTTCAATCCTACAATCTCATTCCGGTATTAACGGCAAGAGAAAATATTGAGTTTATCATGTTGCTGCAGAAAATACCTCTAAAATTAAGGGAACAACGCGTCATGGAACTTTTAAAACAAGTAGGTCTCGAAAACAAAGCCAATAAAAGGCCCGGGGAATTATCCGGCGGACAACAACAACGGATTGCAGTGGCCAGAGCACTGGCATCGAAACCTCAATTTATTCTTGCAGACGAACCGACAGCCAATCTGGATTCGGTGTCGGCAGGAAATTTGCTGGATATGATGGCCCAACTCAACGAAGAAGAAAACATGACTTTTGTATTTTCAACGCATGATCAAAGAGTCATCAGCCGCGCAAGAAGAGTCATCACACTGGAAGATGGAAAAATTGTGGACGATACAGCACCCGCATCGACAAATTAA
- a CDS encoding ABC transporter permease: MLIKIAWRNIWRSKKRSVILAVAISLGLWTGIFLIAFYNGMIEQRVDSAIRTEISHIQLHHPDFKKDYDIQFTLKDAYATLQKCKMQDEVQFASARLVLQGMIASTAGSHGVIINGVLPQEENLLTRLESKLVKGNYFDDAGSNEIILSQKLLHKLKLSLHKKAILTFQDKQGNLASAAFRIKGLFQTNNTPYDETNVFVQIRDIDSLAGVQGELNEIALLLHSNDQLNATTDQLKKQFQNVEIKNWMEIAPEIGFTVTAGSQMVYIYMGIILLALAFGIINTMMMSVLERTREIGMLLSLGMNKMRIFSMILLETFFLILAGCPVGILLAFITISVTRQTGIDFSHFSEVYSSFGYSSVIYPSLKSEQFFTILFMVLITAFFSSLFPAQRALKLKPAASIKI, translated from the coding sequence ATGCTCATTAAAATTGCCTGGAGAAATATTTGGAGAAGCAAAAAACGCAGCGTCATTCTGGCTGTTGCCATCAGTCTGGGGCTCTGGACGGGTATTTTTCTGATCGCATTTTACAACGGTATGATCGAACAACGCGTTGATTCAGCCATACGCACTGAAATTTCACATATACAACTGCACCATCCCGATTTCAAAAAAGACTACGATATTCAGTTTACTCTAAAAGATGCATACGCTACCCTCCAAAAATGCAAGATGCAAGACGAGGTTCAATTTGCATCTGCCAGATTGGTATTACAGGGTATGATTGCGTCGACAGCAGGAAGTCATGGGGTCATTATCAATGGCGTCCTTCCACAAGAGGAAAACCTTCTCACCCGACTCGAAAGCAAATTGGTAAAAGGAAATTATTTTGACGATGCAGGCTCCAATGAAATCATCCTAAGTCAAAAACTCCTCCATAAATTAAAATTAAGTCTTCACAAAAAAGCGATCCTCACTTTTCAGGACAAACAAGGAAATCTTGCATCCGCTGCCTTTCGGATCAAAGGCTTGTTTCAAACAAATAATACACCTTACGACGAGACCAATGTATTTGTACAGATACGGGATATCGATTCGCTGGCTGGAGTGCAGGGTGAACTCAATGAAATCGCACTGTTACTCCATTCCAACGACCAATTGAATGCCACAACAGATCAGTTAAAAAAGCAATTCCAAAATGTCGAAATCAAAAACTGGATGGAAATTGCTCCGGAAATTGGATTTACCGTAACGGCCGGCTCGCAAATGGTTTATATCTATATGGGTATTATTTTATTGGCTCTTGCATTTGGAATCATCAACACCATGATGATGTCGGTTTTGGAACGCACCCGCGAGATCGGCATGCTGCTTTCACTGGGCATGAATAAAATGAGAATTTTTAGCATGATACTCTTAGAAACTTTTTTTCTCATTTTGGCAGGTTGTCCCGTAGGCATTCTTCTTGCCTTCATTACCATAAGTGTTACCCGGCAAACCGGTATAGATTTCAGCCATTTTTCAGAAGTCTATTCGAGTTTTGGTTACAGTTCTGTGATTTATCCTTCTTTGAAATCAGAACAATTTTTCACGATACTCTTCATGGTTCTCATCACTGCGTTTTTTTCTTCACTTTTTCCGGCTCAACGCGCTTTAAAATTAAAACCCGCAGCTTCCATTAAAATTTAA